In Capsicum annuum cultivar UCD-10X-F1 chromosome 8, UCD10Xv1.1, whole genome shotgun sequence, the genomic window tacccatacttgtTGACTTTCTGCTCAATGCATCAGCGACCACATTAGCCTTCTTTGGATGGTAGAGAATGgtgatatcataatctttaagcaactccATCTATCTACGCTGTCTCAAATTCAAATCCCTCTGTTTGAACACATTCTGCAAATTATGGTGATTAGTGAATACTTTACAATGAGCCCCATACAAGTGATGCCTTCATATCTTAAGAGCAAAAACCAAAGCAGCTAACTTcaagtcatgagtgggataaATTTTCTCATTGGGCTTCAATTGTCTCGAAGCATAAGCAATAAAATTTCCTTTCCTTCATCAACACAGCACCTAAATCAAAACATGaggcatcataataaataataatatcgtTACCCTCTACCGACAAGGCAAGAATAGGAGCGGTAGTCAATAAGTTCTTAAGTTTTTCAAAGCTCTCCTCACACTTATCAGACCAAAGAAATGGTATATCCTTCTTAGTCAACCGCATCAAATGAGTAGCAATAGAAGCAAACCCCTTCACAAACCTGCAATTGTAACTTGC contains:
- the LOC124886620 gene encoding uncharacterized protein LOC124886620: MTKDKHKLLSNFIKMKLPVFHGTELEEAYEFIIDCHEKLHQMGVVKREGEDLYFCEEVEHRSLNFCSLDDIFRFVKGFASIATHLMRLTKKDIPFLWSDKCEESFEKLKNLLTTAPILALSVEGNDIIIYYDASCFDLGAVLMKERKFYCLCFETIEAQ